The following DNA comes from Methanosarcina vacuolata Z-761.
TGTTAGAATCTCATTCATAATCCTACTCCTCCTGCTAATGCAATTACAATCAGAATTATGGAAATTGCATATCCAAATGTTGTAAGTTTACTTTCTCCAAAAATATTCTGGAGATAGATGTTGGAAACGCTGCTTTTTTCGTAGCTGCAAAGTCCATTTCTGAACATTAATCTGTCCCTTTCAAGGTTGTTTTCTCCACACATATAGTAGCTAGACATACGAGGAGTAAACATGTTTTTGGTAGCAAGATATATCAGAATAGCCAGAGCAAGCACTGCGAATATTGCTGCGTAAGTAAAGGCCCCTATTTCAGAGGCAAATTGCCCAGCCTGTCCTGTAACATTAGGAGCATTTCCGAGTAGAATTGCGACCTGGGGTTTAATTAAGTAATCATATATTGAAAATATAAAGATACTTGTACCTATTATGGATAATCCAAGAACTGATAGTGGGAAATATGTTTCCAGTTTTTTATGGGGAACTGCATTTTTATCCATGCTGGATGATAAGATTGTTCCAAGCCACTTAGAGTAATAAACTGTAGTGAGTGCACTTCCGAGTACTAGGAATACTATCACAACAGGGTTGTTTGAAGCAGCTTCCATTGATACCCATTTTGTGAGCAATACTCCGAAAGGAGGTAACAGCATGGACACCATTCCCAGAGCTGCAATGGAGGTGAGAAGAGGAGCCTTATTTATTAATCCTGACATGTCCTCTATATCTCTGCTTCCTATGGTGTGCTCAATTTCACCTGTGCACAGGAATAAGAGACCTTTTGATATAGCGTGGAACAGAATAAGCATCATCGAAGCAGCTACAGCCAGAGGTGTGCCTATCCCGGCGCTTGCGATAATTAATCCTAAATTTGCAATAGTTGAATAAGCAAGCACTCTTTTAGCGTTTCTTTGAGATAAGGCTAAAGCTGAGCAGATAACGAAAGTAAAGCTACCGTAAACTGCAATAGCTGTTCCGAGAGAGGTATTAGCAAAAGCTGGTACAAGCTTGACAATTAAAAACACACCTGCATTTACCATCGTGCTTGAGTGCAGTAAAGCAGAAACAGGAGTCGGAGCTACCATTGCACCTAAGAGCCAGCTATGGAAGGGCATCTGAGCAGATTTCGCAAAGCCTCCAATACAGAGTAAAGCAACAGGAAGTGCTAAAGCGGCCAGCGCTACTGCATCAGTTCCAGCGTAAGTTGCAATCCCGGTAAGGGAACTTATATCATATTTAGTTGCAAGCAGAATTATGCCTACAGACATAGCAACTCCGCCGACCAGGTTTAAGGCCAGAGCCCTGAAACCGTTGTTTATTCCTTCTTCATCCATGTTATATGAGATCAACACGAATGAACACAGAGTTGTTAGTTCCCAGAAAAGATACAGCCAGCCTAATGTGTCAGACATTACCAGGCCATTCATGGCTGCCAGGAAGAAGCTCATTGTAAAGTAAAATATTCTTTGCCTATTAAGATGTCTGTGCTCTTCATACTGATCCATGTATCCAGTTGCGAATAATATAATCGCTGTACCGACTATATTCACAATTAATATCATGAGCTGAGACAATTGATCAATATTAAAAGAAGCACTTTCAGCACCTGGAACATTGGCATAAGTGTAAGCAAATAAGGCTGCTGAAATTATTCCAAGTCCAAGTGTAGGCCAGTTTTTATATTTTGCTGATATAGCAAGAATAAATAGTATTACCACTACTTCGAGTACAAGGACAATGTTTTCAAACATTGCGAAATTTGGTTCTTCAACCGAAACTACTCCAGTACCGCCTAATACCAAACTAACTGATAAAACTACTCCAATTATGAAAAAAGCCCAAGCCAAGTACTTGTATAGCGATTTGGGAAGGGCTACAAATAATAACGAAAACAGTAGGGGTACTATAATTAATAGCATAACGGTGTTTTCTATCATACAGCGTATCCTCCGATCTATTAATCCTCCGATCTGTTATTCTCAACTTATAATGCTAGAATTTATGCAGCTGAAAAACAGAATCCAATATTTGGGACGTTTTTATAACCTATTTTCTATATACCCGAATGACTTAGTATATTGATTTCCCAGTTCAACTGCGCAATTCCTGAGTATATAAGAATATGGACTAATATTCCACAAATATTATAGTATTCTTATATCAAAATTACAAGAAATAATAATCTGCGAATAATGTCGATATAAATTCGACATGTTGCCAATTCTTAATATAACAAAGGCATATTTAAAGATAGTGATTTTCTTTTTACTTTTATATTACTAACGAGAATAATGGACAAAATAGCCCCCAAATATTGTTTTTTTTCTTGTTTACATTCTCGTTATGAAAATTATTGAGTGCCAATAGATACTACCAAAGAGTTCCAGTACTACTTAAGTAGTATAAATTAGCATGAACAAAGCTATATTTAAATATACTGATTTTAATTTACTTTTTTATTGCTCCTGAAACTCATTTATCGAATAACCTGTGAAAATCACAGTTTTAAATTAAAACATCAAAATAAACGATAAATAATAATATCAAATTATTACAATAATTAATATAACAAGGTGATATTTAAAGAAAGTGATTTTAACTTTCTATTTATATTAATCTTGATATTTCTAATATATTAATTTTCTTATATTTTTTATAATAATTTTAGGTCGTGGGTTTGAATCATTGAAAACCGAAAGTGAGAGAATCTCCCAAGATATTCATCAAATACGAGAGATGTACTCGCTTTTTCGAAATTGATCTATAATTCAGGGACACGACCTAATTTTAATATGTTTTTTAAATAAATTGCATTATGTACGGAAAGAGAAAATTGAACTGTAATACTTGGATAATTATACTGTAATAAATGGATAATTACAATGTACTACATGGATAGTTACAATGTACTACATGGATAGTTACAATGTACTACATGGATAATTACACTGTAATATAGAGAGGGATAATTACACTGTAATAATACATGTATAATTATACTACGAATATAGAGAAGAATTTGATAGCTTATTTCAGAAATGCTTCTAAATCAACAAATAAAGTAAAAAGATAGGAAGAAAGGAGCTTAAGTACTGATTACAACAGTATATTGAATAGATATCCTGTAAAGATTATCGAAATTGCTACGATTGAGACAAAGATTGCTATTAGCTCTTTTTTCAGCACCTTTTTAAGGATAATCATTTCAGGCAGGGAAACGGCTGTAACGGACATGAGGAACGCAAGAGAAGTTCCTATGGGAAGACCTTTTCCAATCAGGCTTTCTACGATAGGAATCATTGCCATAACATTTGAGTACAGTGGAACTCCGATCAGAACGGCAATCGGCACCGCAAGCAGGTTGTCTTTGCCTGCATATTTCTCTAAAATGCCCTCAGGTGCATATCCGTGGAAAATACCTCCTATGCTAACGCCTATGATTACATAGATCCATACCCTTCCTACGATGTCTTTTACGTTTTCAAAGGCAATACTTACTCGTTCCTTTACCGTCAACTCTTCGGGTTTTGCATTCTGCTGTCCTACTTTTATCTTATAAACAAAGTCCTCTACGTACCTCTCCAGCTTAAGGAGGCCAATTAAAGTACCTCCAAGAACTCCCAGTATAACTCCTGATATTATATAGATCAATGTTGCTTTAAGGCCGAGCGTTGCCCAGAGAGCAGCAACTGCAGCTTCATTTACAAGAGGCGAGGTTATCAGAAAGGAAAAAGTAATTCCAAGAGGTACGCCTGCCTCTACAAACCCAATAAAAATCGGAACGGATGAACACGAGCAAAAAGGAGTTACTGTTCCGAGAAGAGACGCAAGAAAGTGATACTTAATCCCTTTTTTGTTTCCAAGCACTTTACGGGTTCTTTCAGGAGTAATATAGGTCCTTAGATAAGAAATGAAAAAAATCATCACTGCAAGCAGCACGAAAATTTTCATTACATCATAAATAACGAAGTTAACACTCGCTGCAAGGCGTGTATCAGGTGCAATCCCAAAAACCTCGTATGTTACTTTGTCTGCAATCCATTGAAGAGGGTAAAATATATCGACCATTTTGGGTTCCTTCTTCCAGTTATTCACACTTTTTTTGTAATTTACACATCGGTATTATATCAATATATATTTATATAATTATTACAAGATATATATTTATCGCTTTAGTACATATAATATATGAATTAGAGTGAAATTAGATTGAGACATTGTCACACCAACATTCAATACTGGCACGAAACAATAATTAAAAGCTCAAACGTTATCAAAGTTTAATTGTAAATGCACTAATCGAGGGTTTCAAGTATGTCTAAATGCTCTATTTGCGGGAAGGATGAATCCTCACTTCTTAGAGTAAAGCACAGGAAACTTGGCACAATAAAGCTCTGTTTTGAATGCTGGGAAGTGGAAAGCAGCAACAAGAATCTTCTTCCTTCGTGTAGCAGATGCGACTGCTGCAAATGAATTCATTTTCAGATACATTGCAATTTACTTTCACTTTTCTTCACTTTATAACTCCCTCCAACCCTGCTGGCTCTGTTTCCTGAATAATAAAGATAAATCGGTCATTAAAACGACTCTGGTCCAAAATCTAGTGATTTTTGTATTTTTCGATTGAAATCATGAACTTGCAGGAAGAATTCGTTCTTCAATCAAACTCAATATTTGATATCGAAAGACTTCCATCGAGAGGCGTATTTAATGGATTATAACCAATTATAAAATCTAGTGATTTTCAATTTCACGTTTATCACTGGATTTTGGTACTGAGTCATTAAAACCGGGTTAAAATGGATAAATTAACACCTAAATTAACATCTAAATTAACACCAATAAGTTTTAGTGGTAGAAAACAGTCATAAAAAGGTTAAAAAACCTTTAAACAAGCTTAAATTTTTGTCCTCAATTTTGTGCAGAGCGGTTTTTTACAGAGTTATTGGGAAAGACTTCAAATTAAGACATAAAAGATTAAAATGGGAAATCACTCGGATTGAAGGATTTCCAGGACTTTTCCAAGAGTATCTGCCACTTCCTGGTCTTTGAGATCTTTTTCCTTGCTTTTCTTGATCCCAAGTTCTGAAATCACGATATGCCTATCAACGTTAAACCCTGCAAGTTCAAGGGTCTTGCTGGCGCAGTTTACAGGACAACCGTTAATTGCGATAATACGATCAGAAGCTTCGGCAGATTTCATAAGTCCCGGAGCTCTTGCACCGATTCCGGCAGTGCACATAAGATTTCCTATACCCTGCTTTTCAAGTTCGATTGCGATTCTGTTTGATAGTTGACCGACATTTGCTGCTCCCACACATGGGAAAATTGCCACATTTGCCGAGCCGCATGCACATTTTGTTTCTTCTGACATGTTTTTCACACTGACCTTGGATTTATCTGATAGTAACTTTAATACTGGAATTATCTGAAAGTACTTTAATACTGGAATTATCTGAAAGTACTTTAATACTGGATTTATCTGAAAGTAACTTTAACACTGGAATTATCTGAAAGTAACTTTAACACTGGATTTATCCGAAAGTAACTTTAATACTGGAATTATCTGAAAGTAATATAATACTGGAATTGTCTGAAAGTAACTTTAATACTGGAATTATCTGAAAGTAACTATAATCCTGGATTTATCTAAAAGCAACTCTAATTTTTTAGTTCTGGGCTAATGCTTCAGTCCATTTCAACAGATTTATTTTTTAATCCATTTTTTGATATCATCGACGCTTGGAACTTTACCTGCGACTTTAACATCTCCGTCAATTACAAGAGCAGGAGTGACCATAACTCCATATCCTAGAATTTTATCGAAATCCTCTACCTTGACAATTTCAGCATCTACACCTGTTTCCTTTACAGCTTTCTCTGCCATTTCTTTTGTTTTGTTGCATTTTGAACATCCTGTACCGAGTATTTCGATTTTCATTGTGTTCACCTCAAAATTTATTTCAAATATGTTTGAAGTAACCTATATAAAATTACCTATTTCAAAATAATTTGAATTAGATTCCAACCTGATCAATATTTAAATTAAATCCGGAGCGATTCAAAATCAGTGTATTATATATATTTCTTTTAATGTTTGAAGAACATGGTTGGAATTGAATCCGAGGGTATGTCCAGAAAGAAGTGCTTTATGTATACTATTCTCCTGTTTATCCTTGCAGGTATTTTCGAGATAGGAGGAGGATACCTTATGTGGATGTGGCTGCGTGAAGGCAGAGGACTGATTTTCGCACTTTCAGGAGCAGTTATTTTATTTTTATATGGAGTCGTGCCTACTTTTCAGCGCTCTTATTTCCACAGAATATATGCAACCTATGGTGGTATTTTCGTTGTCATGTCCCTTTTATGGGGCTGGATCTTCGACAAAATTCCTCCAGATACTTATGATCTTATAGGCTCCCTGGTTATTCTTATTGGAGTGTCAATCATTTACTACTGGCCAAGAGGGGATGATAATAAGTGATTGACTCAGTAGAATCTCTTGTTCTGTTTTTTCTGGCTGCACTTTTTGAAATAGGAGGAGGGTATCTAGTCTGGCTTTGGTTGAGGGAGAATAAAAGGGCAGTATTTGGGCTGCTTGGAGGTCTGACATTAGCAATCTACGGGATAATTCCAACTTTTCAGCCTGCACACTTCGGAAGGGTTTATGCTGCCTACGGAGGAATCTTCATTGTTTCATCCCTTATCTGGGGAGCTCTGATAGACAAGAAAAACCCCGACAAATATGAAATAATAGGGGCATTGATC
Coding sequences within:
- a CDS encoding thioredoxin family protein, which produces MKIEILGTGCSKCNKTKEMAEKAVKETGVDAEIVKVEDFDKILGYGVMVTPALVIDGDVKVAGKVPSVDDIKKWIKK
- a CDS encoding permease, whose product is MVDIFYPLQWIADKVTYEVFGIAPDTRLAASVNFVIYDVMKIFVLLAVMIFFISYLRTYITPERTRKVLGNKKGIKYHFLASLLGTVTPFCSCSSVPIFIGFVEAGVPLGITFSFLITSPLVNEAAVAALWATLGLKATLIYIISGVILGVLGGTLIGLLKLERYVEDFVYKIKVGQQNAKPEELTVKERVSIAFENVKDIVGRVWIYVIIGVSIGGIFHGYAPEGILEKYAGKDNLLAVPIAVLIGVPLYSNVMAMIPIVESLIGKGLPIGTSLAFLMSVTAVSLPEMIILKKVLKKELIAIFVSIVAISIIFTGYLFNILL
- a CDS encoding YnfA family protein → MIDSVESLVLFFLAALFEIGGGYLVWLWLRENKRAVFGLLGGLTLAIYGIIPTFQPAHFGRVYAAYGGIFIVSSLIWGALIDKKNPDKYEIIGALIALAGVLIMFYIPR
- a CDS encoding NADH-quinone oxidoreductase subunit 5 family protein — protein: MIENTVMLLIIVPLLFSLLFVALPKSLYKYLAWAFFIIGVVLSVSLVLGGTGVVSVEEPNFAMFENIVLVLEVVVILFILAISAKYKNWPTLGLGIISAALFAYTYANVPGAESASFNIDQLSQLMILIVNIVGTAIILFATGYMDQYEEHRHLNRQRIFYFTMSFFLAAMNGLVMSDTLGWLYLFWELTTLCSFVLISYNMDEEGINNGFRALALNLVGGVAMSVGIILLATKYDISSLTGIATYAGTDAVALAALALPVALLCIGGFAKSAQMPFHSWLLGAMVAPTPVSALLHSSTMVNAGVFLIVKLVPAFANTSLGTAIAVYGSFTFVICSALALSQRNAKRVLAYSTIANLGLIIASAGIGTPLAVAASMMLILFHAISKGLLFLCTGEIEHTIGSRDIEDMSGLINKAPLLTSIAALGMVSMLLPPFGVLLTKWVSMEAASNNPVVIVFLVLGSALTTVYYSKWLGTILSSSMDKNAVPHKKLETYFPLSVLGLSIIGTSIFIFSIYDYLIKPQVAILLGNAPNVTGQAGQFASEIGAFTYAAIFAVLALAILIYLATKNMFTPRMSSYYMCGENNLERDRLMFRNGLCSYEKSSVSNIYLQNIFGESKLTTFGYAISIILIVIALAGGVGL
- a CDS encoding YnfA family protein, with amino-acid sequence MVGIESEGMSRKKCFMYTILLFILAGIFEIGGGYLMWMWLREGRGLIFALSGAVILFLYGVVPTFQRSYFHRIYATYGGIFVVMSLLWGWIFDKIPPDTYDLIGSLVILIGVSIIYYWPRGDDNK
- a CDS encoding putative zinc-binding protein, with the translated sequence MSEETKCACGSANVAIFPCVGAANVGQLSNRIAIELEKQGIGNLMCTAGIGARAPGLMKSAEASDRIIAINGCPVNCASKTLELAGFNVDRHIVISELGIKKSKEKDLKDQEVADTLGKVLEILQSE